A stretch of the Planktothricoides raciborskii GIHE-MW2 genome encodes the following:
- a CDS encoding CRR6 family NdhI maturation factor produces the protein MANLITVNSECFGSLDISGAEKVIKPWQQDAMAACSAELQFQIDYPREPTDPRELSEIPEIRMWFIRLDACYPWLPVCLDWKSGELARYTAMLVPHQFHRTEGIQYNPEALEIFLMHKIFAIAQWLKSQGLPSKSKLMSMANLLGYDLDESLFDFLETDA, from the coding sequence ATGGCAAATCTAATCACCGTCAATTCTGAGTGCTTCGGTTCTTTAGATATATCTGGGGCTGAAAAAGTGATTAAACCCTGGCAACAAGATGCTATGGCCGCTTGTTCAGCCGAGTTACAGTTTCAAATCGATTATCCCCGGGAACCGACCGATCCTCGCGAACTGTCGGAAATCCCAGAAATTCGGATGTGGTTTATTCGCTTGGATGCCTGCTATCCTTGGTTGCCGGTTTGTCTGGACTGGAAGTCCGGAGAACTGGCTCGATATACGGCGATGCTGGTGCCCCATCAGTTTCATCGGACGGAAGGAATTCAGTACAATCCAGAAGCCTTGGAAATTTTCTTGATGCATAAAATTTTTGCGATCGCCCAATGGTTAAAATCCCAAGGTCTACCGAGCAAATCTAAACTCATGTCGATGGCCAATTTATTGGGTTACGACTTAGATGAGTCCTTGTTTGATTTTCTCGAAACTGACGCCTAA
- a CDS encoding thylakoid membrane photosystem I accumulation factor, whose translation MIFAQIFSRCRGGFNFIPLSEDKPRRLIAGFLLTLLMTFTFLVFSQMPEAIAGIKDDHFDGNIYALYGGNGSLVPPKITLEQALQNQDKGILLVFYVDDSQDSKQYASVVSQLQSFYGRSTDILPIMVDSIPVKDTYQPTEPGYYYQGVVPQTIILDQSGQVVFNAKGQVPFIQVDNAFRKIYNLPLRSEDQDLKQRTVNEFNTELAY comes from the coding sequence ATGATTTTTGCTCAAATTTTTTCTCGTTGCCGTGGTGGGTTCAACTTCATTCCCCTGAGTGAGGACAAACCTCGTCGATTAATTGCCGGTTTTTTGCTGACCCTGTTGATGACTTTCACTTTTCTGGTGTTTAGTCAAATGCCCGAGGCGATCGCCGGGATCAAAGACGATCATTTTGATGGCAATATCTATGCCCTCTATGGCGGTAATGGCTCTTTAGTGCCGCCCAAAATTACTTTAGAACAAGCCCTGCAAAATCAAGACAAAGGCATTCTCCTTGTTTTTTATGTGGATGACAGCCAAGATTCTAAGCAGTATGCCAGTGTCGTCTCGCAATTGCAGTCATTCTATGGTCGCTCCACAGATATTTTGCCGATCATGGTCGATTCTATTCCGGTCAAAGACACTTATCAGCCAACCGAACCGGGCTATTACTATCAAGGAGTGGTGCCCCAAACAATCATTTTAGATCAATCTGGCCAAGTTGTCTTTAATGCCAAAGGACAAGTTCCCTTTATCCAGGTAGATAACGCTTTTCGGAAAATCTATAACCTGCCCCTTCGGTCTGAAGATCAAGACTTGAAGCAACGAACCGTGAATGAATTTAATACAGAATTAGCCTATTAA
- a CDS encoding transposase: MRLVQKHLINKNHPYWSYFDQQAFLSKNLFNLANYHIRQHFFNTRTVLSFTSLYHLVSKTDAYGALPNTKVAKQIIRRVHKAWIGYKQAHKDWQRHPEKYLGEPKIPKYKYKQNGRYIVVFPDETVSKPALRKGVVKLTPCPIEFNSGLRQVNEVRVIPRSGCYVVEIVYEQDRVASTTGDATAGVDIGLVNLVTLTTNQSGVKPLLIKGGALKAINTYYNKQKAKIQSELATKYQRKSSRRLESLTFKRNCRVDNYLHTVSLYSD; encoded by the coding sequence ATGCGATTAGTCCAGAAACATCTGATTAACAAAAACCACCCTTATTGGTCTTACTTTGACCAGCAAGCGTTTTTGTCTAAGAATTTATTTAATCTGGCCAATTATCACATTAGGCAGCACTTCTTTAACACAAGGACGGTGTTGTCTTTCACTTCTCTTTATCATCTAGTATCCAAGACGGATGCTTATGGGGCATTACCTAATACCAAAGTTGCCAAGCAAATTATTAGGCGTGTCCATAAAGCATGGATTGGATATAAACAGGCGCATAAAGATTGGCAGCGTCATCCAGAAAAATACCTTGGGGAACCTAAAATCCCGAAGTATAAATACAAGCAGAATGGAAGATATATCGTTGTCTTCCCCGATGAAACTGTCTCTAAACCAGCTTTGAGAAAAGGTGTGGTGAAACTGACCCCATGCCCGATAGAGTTTAATTCTGGATTGCGACAGGTCAATGAAGTTCGAGTCATCCCCAGATCTGGTTGCTATGTGGTGGAAATTGTTTATGAACAAGATCGAGTAGCATCAACCACAGGGGATGCAACTGCTGGGGTAGATATTGGATTAGTCAACCTCGTTACTCTAACAACAAATCAGTCAGGCGTTAAGCCTTTACTGATCAAGGGAGGGGCGTTAAAGGCGATTAATACCTACTACAACAAGCAAAAAGCTAAAATCCAATCTGAATTGGCAACCAAGTACCAGCGTAAATCCAGTAGAAGACTAGAATCTCTCACTTTCAAAAGAAACTGCCGTGTAGACAATTACTTGCACACAGTTAGCCTTTATAGTGATTGA
- a CDS encoding IS200/IS605 family accessory protein TnpB-related protein, with protein sequence MIDWCLANGINQLIIGHNDGWKNGIELVKQTNQQFVSIPHNKLISQLVYKAQIVGIDVVITEESYTSKASFLHGDPLSKYGDKAPKFSGKRTSRGLYKSDKGILNADINGSLNIIRKVKSNAFDGYDLKALPFMPLVLDPLRTHDFLQVV encoded by the coding sequence GTGATTGATTGGTGTCTTGCTAACGGGATTAACCAGTTAATTATTGGCCACAATGATGGATGGAAGAACGGAATTGAGTTGGTCAAACAGACCAACCAACAATTCGTCAGTATTCCTCACAATAAGCTGATTTCGCAACTCGTCTATAAGGCTCAAATTGTCGGGATAGATGTTGTCATAACTGAAGAAAGTTACACCAGCAAAGCATCTTTTCTCCATGGCGATCCGTTGTCTAAATACGGAGACAAAGCCCCCAAATTTAGCGGAAAGAGAACCAGTCGTGGACTATATAAATCTGACAAAGGGATTCTCAATGCCGACATCAATGGGAGCCTCAATATTATTCGTAAGGTAAAGTCAAATGCTTTTGATGGCTATGACTTAAAGGCATTGCCGTTTATGCCTTTAGTGCTTGACCCACTAAGAACTCACGATTTTCTCCAAGTTGTGTGA
- a CDS encoding sugar transferase — translation MSKQQLDIRAPIITTLTRGTGIGWLRVAVVVLLDSLMISGAWILADQLGNTTETFNLLGGSDSQPAFLLPILVITLGICASSGIYGTDDKQRNYLNLLKSLTMAQVVLLMIGYLYEPEAVIARSTFLLSWFFTMTLVVVERLFLQLAIVSLRYKGLIRQRIGLVGTPKDIYQAQKFLQKAHQFKICDRQEIFAKQRQHDWSAMIQRLNRKEVNEVFICSQLSVTDQIFLYWELKSAGIHLRILPVGLELPIQWSEIKMVNGIPTMRFSSPPIIGGDYWLKRWFDLIAGSIILMCLSPILLAIAVGIKFDSPGPILYKQTRVGLKGRHFKVWKFRTMVANAEKLQQQLEAQNEMQGGVMFKMKDDPRVTRVGKFLRRYSLDELPQIFNVLRGEMSLVGPRPFPLRDVERFSAHHFIRQEVLPGITGLWQVSGRSDVVDFDDVFRLDLTYIQNWSIALDFRILFQTIKVVVAKEGAY, via the coding sequence ATGTCTAAACAACAGCTTGATATACGCGCTCCGATTATTACCACCCTAACTCGCGGGACTGGCATCGGCTGGTTACGGGTGGCAGTTGTCGTCCTCTTGGATAGCTTGATGATCAGTGGTGCCTGGATTTTGGCAGATCAACTGGGAAATACTACCGAAACCTTTAATCTGCTAGGGGGTTCTGACTCACAGCCAGCATTTTTGCTACCCATCTTGGTGATTACTCTAGGAATTTGTGCATCATCAGGAATCTACGGCACTGATGATAAACAGCGTAACTATTTAAACTTGCTCAAATCCCTGACAATGGCTCAGGTTGTCTTATTAATGATCGGTTATCTTTATGAGCCTGAGGCGGTGATTGCCCGATCTACCTTTTTGTTGTCCTGGTTTTTTACCATGACTTTGGTGGTGGTCGAGCGGTTATTTTTGCAATTAGCCATTGTGTCTTTACGTTACAAAGGCTTGATTCGCCAACGCATTGGTTTAGTGGGTACACCAAAAGATATCTATCAGGCACAAAAATTTCTTCAGAAAGCGCACCAGTTTAAAATTTGCGATCGCCAAGAAATTTTTGCCAAACAAAGACAACATGATTGGTCGGCCATGATTCAACGTCTAAACCGAAAAGAAGTGAATGAAGTCTTTATTTGCTCGCAATTATCTGTCACCGATCAAATTTTTCTTTACTGGGAACTGAAATCGGCGGGGATTCATTTGCGAATCCTGCCTGTGGGTCTGGAATTACCGATTCAATGGTCGGAAATCAAAATGGTCAATGGCATCCCGACGATGCGGTTTAGTTCTCCACCGATTATTGGGGGTGATTATTGGCTCAAACGCTGGTTTGACTTGATCGCAGGCAGCATTATTCTGATGTGCCTGAGTCCGATTCTCTTAGCGATCGCTGTTGGCATTAAATTTGACTCACCGGGTCCAATCTTATACAAACAAACCCGGGTCGGACTGAAAGGGCGTCACTTCAAAGTTTGGAAGTTTCGCACAATGGTAGCAAATGCCGAAAAGCTACAGCAACAACTCGAAGCCCAAAACGAAATGCAAGGAGGGGTGATGTTTAAAATGAAAGATGACCCTAGAGTCACCCGCGTGGGTAAATTTTTGCGTCGTTATAGCTTGGATGAACTGCCGCAAATTTTTAATGTTTTGCGGGGAGAAATGAGTTTAGTTGGCCCGCGTCCCTTTCCCCTGCGAGACGTGGAACGCTTTTCTGCCCATCACTTTATTCGCCAAGAAGTTTTGCCCGGAATTACCGGATTGTGGCAAGTGTCTGGACGATCTGATGTGGTGGATTTTGATGATGTATTTCGTCTAGACCTAACTTATATTCAGAATTGGTCGATCGCCTTAGATTTTCGGATTCTGTTTCAGACCATTAAAGTAGTCGTTGCCAAAGAAGGAGCCTATTAA
- a CDS encoding DUF3318 domain-containing protein, translating into MNELRRLKGLLPPELQSWVMVEKSVEVNPPLIRTEEIGSDQVEIQVDLVRWENLAMDQRNLLLWHEVARIQNDTIPREGWEMAALAIGLGGAVGELWVQDGLLLLLALALCGVSGYRLYQKNNGEKTLKEAIEADERAIAIATRFGYSLPNAYKSLGSALKTLIEQTPKKRLRAKYEARLQALKRSAAKAKAKSKSTQDSSRADYLYDRPAPETETSRYDKLY; encoded by the coding sequence ATGAATGAACTACGGCGGTTAAAAGGCTTATTACCGCCCGAATTGCAAAGCTGGGTCATGGTGGAAAAAAGTGTAGAAGTTAATCCACCCCTGATCCGCACCGAAGAAATTGGCAGCGACCAGGTAGAAATCCAAGTGGATCTGGTGCGCTGGGAAAATTTAGCGATGGATCAGCGTAATTTGTTGCTCTGGCATGAAGTGGCGCGGATTCAAAACGATACGATTCCTAGAGAAGGCTGGGAAATGGCCGCCCTGGCAATTGGTTTGGGCGGGGCTGTTGGTGAACTTTGGGTTCAAGATGGTTTGTTGCTCTTGTTGGCTTTGGCATTATGTGGAGTTTCTGGCTATCGTCTATATCAGAAAAATAACGGTGAGAAGACTTTAAAAGAAGCCATTGAAGCCGACGAACGGGCGATCGCCATTGCTACTCGCTTTGGCTATTCTCTGCCCAATGCTTACAAGAGTCTGGGCAGTGCGCTGAAAACTTTAATCGAACAAACCCCGAAAAAACGACTCCGGGCTAAATATGAAGCCCGCTTACAAGCCCTCAAACGCAGTGCGGCTAAAGCTAAAGCCAAGTCCAAATCGACTCAGGATAGTTCCAGAGCCGATTATCTCTATGATCGCCCAGCCCCGGAAACTGAAACCTCTCGCTACGATAAACTTTATTAA
- the uvrC gene encoding excinuclease ABC subunit UvrC — MIPFNSNISLTNIPLIKDPDRKSRRLQEIPNEPGVYLMRDAADNILYIGKSKNLRSRVQSYFRDGQTHSHRIALMVTQVYDIEFIVTDTEAEALALEANLIKQHQPYFNVLLKDDKKYPFLCITWSEPYPRVFITRKRQKSNPQDRYYGPYVDSQQLRNTLKLVKRIFPLRQRPQPLFKDRPCLNYDIGRCPGVCQGLINPEDYHKTVQKVAMVFQGRTAELLETLTSYMEQAAESLNFEQAAIIRDQIASLKGLGIQQKVALPDDRISRDAVALATDGQNTCIQLFQIRAGQLVGRLGFVVRLSPVEPPQPDGVQKGGQSDESREFGDVLQRILEEHYQQVDAVEIPSEILVQYELKDEDFLASWLSDRKGRKVSILTPQRQSKAELIEMVERNAYHELSRMQKVSDRNMQALQDLAEILDLADLPHRIEGYDISHIQGSDAVASRVVFIDGLPAKQHYRHYQIKNPAVHAGHADDFASMAEVIQRRFRDGKAGKNSAHSIPEDLPDLVMIDGGKGQLSAVVKVLSDLGLMADLRVVSLAKKREEIFLPGESLPLKTDSEQPGVQLLRRVRDEAHRFAVSFHRQKRTNRMRRSRLDEIPGLGHHRQKQLLAYFRSVDYIRIATPEQLAEVPGIGPVLAQEIYQYFHP, encoded by the coding sequence ATGATCCCTTTCAACTCCAATATTTCATTAACCAATATCCCATTAATCAAAGATCCAGACCGTAAAAGTCGCCGCCTCCAAGAAATTCCTAATGAACCAGGGGTTTATTTAATGCGGGATGCGGCTGATAATATTCTGTATATTGGTAAGTCAAAAAATCTGCGATCGCGAGTTCAGTCTTATTTCCGGGATGGGCAAACTCACAGCCACCGCATTGCTTTAATGGTGACGCAAGTTTACGACATTGAATTCATTGTCACCGACACAGAAGCGGAAGCTTTAGCCTTAGAAGCGAACTTAATTAAACAACACCAACCTTATTTTAATGTACTGCTCAAAGATGACAAAAAATATCCGTTCCTCTGTATTACTTGGTCGGAACCTTACCCCAGAGTTTTTATTACCCGAAAACGACAGAAAAGCAACCCCCAAGACCGTTACTATGGGCCTTATGTAGATTCCCAGCAACTGCGGAATACCTTGAAGCTGGTGAAACGCATTTTTCCCCTACGTCAGCGTCCCCAACCCTTATTTAAAGACCGTCCTTGTTTAAATTATGACATTGGGCGTTGTCCAGGGGTTTGTCAAGGCTTAATTAACCCAGAAGATTATCATAAAACCGTGCAAAAAGTCGCGATGGTGTTTCAAGGTCGCACCGCCGAACTGCTCGAAACTTTAACCAGCTATATGGAACAAGCGGCTGAGTCACTCAATTTTGAACAAGCGGCTATAATTCGCGATCAAATTGCCAGTTTAAAAGGGTTAGGAATTCAGCAAAAAGTTGCTTTGCCTGATGATAGGATTTCGCGAGATGCGGTTGCCCTCGCTACCGATGGTCAAAATACTTGTATTCAGTTATTTCAAATTCGGGCAGGTCAGTTAGTGGGTAGGTTAGGATTTGTGGTGAGATTGTCTCCGGTGGAACCCCCCCAACCCGATGGCGTTCAAAAGGGGGGGCAAAGTGATGAAAGTAGAGAATTTGGGGATGTGTTACAGCGGATTTTAGAAGAACATTATCAACAGGTGGATGCGGTCGAAATTCCCAGCGAAATTTTGGTACAATATGAATTAAAAGATGAGGATTTTTTGGCAAGCTGGTTAAGCGATCGCAAAGGGCGAAAAGTGTCAATTTTAACGCCCCAAAGACAAAGTAAAGCGGAATTAATTGAAATGGTAGAACGTAACGCTTACCATGAACTCAGCCGGATGCAAAAAGTGAGCGATCGCAATATGCAAGCCCTGCAAGACTTAGCGGAAATTCTCGACCTTGCCGACCTACCTCATCGGATCGAAGGCTATGATATTTCCCATATTCAAGGGTCTGATGCGGTGGCATCTCGCGTGGTATTTATTGACGGTTTACCAGCGAAACAACATTATCGCCATTATCAGATCAAGAATCCCGCAGTCCATGCCGGTCATGCCGATGATTTTGCTAGTATGGCCGAAGTGATTCAGCGGCGATTTCGTGACGGGAAAGCGGGAAAAAATTCCGCCCACTCTATCCCGGAAGACCTGCCAGATTTAGTGATGATTGATGGAGGCAAAGGTCAGTTATCGGCGGTGGTCAAAGTATTAAGTGATTTGGGATTAATGGCAGATTTACGAGTGGTCAGTTTAGCCAAAAAACGCGAAGAAATTTTTTTACCCGGAGAATCTTTACCCCTGAAAACCGACTCGGAACAACCGGGAGTTCAATTATTACGTCGAGTCCGGGATGAAGCCCACCGATTTGCCGTTAGTTTTCACCGGCAAAAGCGCACAAACCGAATGCGGCGATCGCGTCTGGATGAAATTCCCGGACTGGGACATCATCGGCAAAAACAACTCCTGGCTTATTTTCGTTCCGTTGATTATATTAGAATAGCCACTCCCGAACAATTGGCTGAGGTGCCAGGAATTGGCCCAGTTTTAGCCCAGGAAATTTATCAGTATTTTCATCCATGA
- a CDS encoding adenylate/guanylate cyclase domain-containing protein: MIDPEKKLLFPPISTIVFSKFLRQMLAKKLPDLTGFAVVAIATLFTSGVVLGVRHFHGLEPLELAIFDQMIRLRPEEAPDPRIVIVGITEKDIQQLQKWPVSDRVMAKLFAKIQSHQPKLIGLDIYRDLPQEPGYEEFKAQLQAPNVIGIRNDAEGVNPPPALPSERIGFNDLVVDADNTIRRNLMSFSSDEGNQTSFSLKLALNYLEAQGLSPEPGEKPYQLIWGKAVFERLEKNSGGYTNADDGGYQILLNYRTANQVAPSVSLHEVLNDSVDPQLFKDKIVIVGTTASSLKDSFLTPYSPAEDQNPTMPGVMIHTQMLSQILSAVLDDRPLFWFWLEWAELIWIVTWTGMGATGAWIFRHPLALAISGTVMVGGLLGSSWILFLHAAWVPVGAPLIGYLMASGATVAYRGYESGQQKQVVMKLLGQSTSPAVAEALWNSRDTLLKDGKLPGQKVVATMLFTDLKNFSTISEQMTPETLFDWLNEYLSAMTETVQVHHGIINKFTGDGIMAAFGVPMVSDRLEQIGEDARNAVACALAMGDRLKQLNPQWKKRGLPVVQMRVGIFTGPIVAGSLGGKQRLEYGIIGDSVNIASRLESCEKDRQVSICRVLIAQETLDYLPDKEEFTIESWGPLALKGKQQTVNVYRVTAYRQHTVAPASIKS, encoded by the coding sequence ATGATTGATCCAGAAAAAAAATTACTTTTTCCTCCCATCAGCACTATTGTGTTCTCCAAGTTTTTGCGGCAGATGTTGGCCAAAAAATTGCCAGACTTAACCGGGTTCGCAGTCGTGGCGATCGCGACCTTATTCACCAGTGGCGTAGTGCTGGGGGTACGGCATTTTCATGGTCTAGAACCTTTGGAACTGGCCATTTTTGATCAAATGATCCGCTTACGTCCAGAGGAAGCACCGGATCCCAGAATTGTGATTGTCGGAATTACCGAAAAAGATATCCAGCAACTGCAAAAATGGCCGGTTTCCGATCGGGTGATGGCTAAACTCTTCGCGAAAATACAATCTCATCAGCCCAAATTGATCGGGTTAGATATTTATCGGGATTTGCCCCAAGAACCGGGATATGAGGAATTCAAAGCGCAACTCCAGGCACCGAATGTGATTGGCATTCGCAATGATGCGGAGGGGGTCAATCCTCCACCGGCTTTACCATCGGAACGCATCGGATTTAATGATTTAGTCGTAGATGCCGATAACACCATCCGCCGGAATTTGATGTCATTTTCCTCCGACGAAGGCAACCAGACTTCTTTTTCTCTGAAACTAGCCTTGAATTATCTCGAAGCCCAGGGACTTTCTCCAGAACCGGGGGAAAAACCCTATCAACTCATATGGGGCAAAGCGGTGTTTGAGCGCCTGGAAAAGAATTCCGGTGGCTATACCAATGCCGATGATGGCGGTTATCAAATCCTGCTCAACTATCGCACGGCCAATCAAGTTGCCCCCAGCGTCAGCTTACACGAAGTCTTAAATGACTCCGTTGATCCGCAATTATTTAAAGACAAAATCGTCATCGTGGGCACCACCGCCTCGTCTTTAAAAGACTCTTTTTTAACTCCCTATAGTCCCGCAGAAGATCAAAATCCCACCATGCCTGGGGTGATGATTCATACCCAAATGCTGAGTCAAATTCTCAGTGCCGTTTTAGACGATCGCCCCTTATTTTGGTTTTGGCTAGAATGGGCAGAATTGATTTGGATTGTCACCTGGACAGGGATGGGGGCTACCGGGGCTTGGATCTTTCGCCATCCCTTAGCCTTAGCCATCAGTGGCACGGTGATGGTAGGGGGTTTGCTTGGCAGCAGTTGGATTTTATTTCTCCATGCCGCATGGGTGCCAGTCGGTGCGCCCCTGATCGGCTATTTGATGGCCAGTGGCGCCACGGTCGCTTATCGCGGCTATGAGTCGGGACAACAAAAACAAGTTGTGATGAAGTTACTAGGACAAAGCACTTCCCCGGCAGTGGCAGAGGCACTCTGGAACAGTCGGGATACTTTGCTTAAAGACGGCAAACTCCCCGGTCAAAAGGTGGTGGCTACGATGTTGTTTACGGATCTGAAAAACTTTAGTACCATCTCCGAACAAATGACCCCAGAGACTTTGTTTGACTGGTTAAATGAATATCTCAGCGCTATGACCGAGACGGTACAAGTCCATCATGGCATTATCAATAAGTTTACTGGGGATGGGATTATGGCGGCCTTTGGGGTGCCAATGGTGAGCGATCGCCTGGAACAAATCGGTGAAGATGCCCGCAATGCCGTGGCTTGTGCTTTGGCAATGGGCGATCGCCTCAAACAACTCAATCCCCAGTGGAAAAAACGGGGTTTACCTGTGGTGCAAATGCGCGTGGGTATTTTCACCGGCCCAATTGTCGCCGGGAGTCTAGGGGGCAAACAGCGATTAGAATATGGCATCATTGGCGACAGCGTGAATATCGCCTCGCGACTAGAAAGTTGTGAAAAAGACCGCCAAGTCAGTATTTGCCGGGTTTTGATTGCTCAAGAAACCCTTGACTATCTCCCAGACAAGGAAGAATTTACCATTGAATCTTGGGGACCATTAGCCCTTAAAGGCAAACAACAAACCGTAAATGTTTACCGGGTGACTGCTTATCGTCAACACACCGTCGCCCCAGCCTCCATAAAATCTTAG
- a CDS encoding DUF928 domain-containing protein gives MTIQKIQKPFTTLISCALLLNSLVVGLPAVNAVEFSAPNTPPPSRRVGGAVRGASASAQTCLNNNQKELTALVPKVDVALTTQEYPVFFWYLPPNSATMISFNLIDDSSGEIIYESTMKTTGEGGILSLSLPENSGLPALEIGKDYYWSLAIICDRLDLQANPFVEGLIRRVEPPASLQQKLKQASALERVNLYANAGFWYDTIAELANLRRSNPDDSQLAQEWEELLRSVQLDRLVLEPLNPNIISEFN, from the coding sequence ATGACAATCCAAAAAATTCAGAAACCTTTCACGACCCTGATTAGTTGTGCCCTATTGCTCAATTCTCTGGTTGTCGGATTACCCGCAGTGAATGCGGTGGAATTTTCCGCCCCCAATACCCCCCCTCCGAGTCGAAGAGTTGGTGGGGCTGTCAGAGGAGCGTCTGCATCCGCACAAACTTGTCTGAACAATAACCAAAAAGAACTTACCGCTTTAGTGCCCAAAGTAGATGTGGCGTTAACCACCCAAGAGTATCCGGTTTTCTTTTGGTATCTGCCACCGAACTCAGCCACGATGATTTCGTTTAATCTGATTGATGATAGTAGTGGCGAAATTATTTATGAAAGTACAATGAAAACCACTGGAGAAGGCGGCATTCTTAGCTTGAGTTTGCCAGAAAATTCTGGTTTACCGGCTTTGGAAATTGGCAAAGATTATTATTGGTCTTTGGCGATTATTTGCGATCGCCTTGATTTGCAGGCGAATCCTTTCGTTGAAGGGTTAATTAGACGAGTAGAACCCCCTGCCAGTTTACAACAAAAGTTAAAGCAAGCATCGGCACTAGAACGAGTTAATCTTTATGCCAATGCGGGCTTTTGGTATGACACGATCGCGGAACTGGCCAACTTGCGGCGATCAAATCCCGATGATTCCCAATTAGCTCAGGAGTGGGAAGAACTTTTGCGATCGGTGCAACTGGATCGGCTAGTCTTAGAGCCATTAAATCCTAACATTATTTCTGAGTTTAATTAA
- a CDS encoding tetratricopeptide repeat protein, which yields MHKQKLFGVSLLFLGIFVAPLPTLAQVPQFLPETLAQVVSQNNAQGNKKQLNELLKKGRELVDAGDYAGALALYQQAATLDAENARIFSGIGYLEASQQNFPAAVEAYRKAVALDPNNAEFHYALAFSLANAEDYEAAEAAYRRTAQLDPSNLNAYLGIGVVLLKKGDYEAALSMYEYVTTSHPEYWQAYEYIGAALMEQEQFDRAIVAFNEALEIAPNQSRLYVSLGNAFLRKGEISQAIAYFRNAADLDPNNALIHLQIGKLLQAENDLKGAISAYQLAARLDNRNPDIYFQIAQMLQVQGDLDGALDGYQRAVSLNPDLLEAHLEIGKIHFKRDEYVPAIVAYRQVIKLSPDNAEAHYELGLALQARGRMEEAIAAWQEAKKLYQQQDDTEGVEKVQEALNNNR from the coding sequence GTGCATAAGCAGAAGCTTTTTGGAGTCAGTCTCCTATTCTTAGGCATTTTTGTCGCTCCTTTACCCACCTTAGCCCAAGTCCCGCAATTCCTTCCGGAAACTCTCGCGCAAGTCGTCAGTCAAAATAATGCTCAAGGTAATAAGAAACAACTGAATGAATTGCTGAAAAAAGGGCGGGAGTTAGTGGATGCTGGAGATTATGCGGGGGCATTAGCCCTTTATCAACAAGCGGCGACTTTGGATGCGGAAAATGCCCGGATTTTTTCTGGCATCGGTTATTTAGAGGCCAGCCAACAAAATTTTCCCGCTGCTGTTGAAGCGTATAGAAAAGCGGTGGCTTTAGACCCAAATAATGCTGAGTTCCACTATGCTTTAGCATTTAGTTTGGCTAATGCAGAAGATTATGAAGCCGCTGAAGCTGCTTATCGGCGTACCGCTCAACTGGATCCGAGTAATTTGAATGCTTATTTGGGGATTGGGGTAGTCCTGCTGAAGAAAGGGGATTATGAAGCCGCTTTATCCATGTATGAATATGTGACGACTTCTCACCCAGAATATTGGCAAGCGTATGAATATATTGGCGCTGCTTTGATGGAGCAAGAACAGTTCGATCGCGCAATTGTGGCTTTTAATGAAGCTTTGGAAATAGCGCCAAATCAAAGTCGTCTATATGTGAGTTTAGGGAATGCTTTTTTAAGAAAAGGTGAGATTTCTCAGGCGATCGCCTATTTTAGAAACGCAGCGGATCTCGATCCCAATAATGCTTTAATTCACTTACAAATTGGCAAACTTTTACAAGCAGAAAATGATCTCAAAGGCGCAATTTCCGCCTATCAATTAGCGGCGCGGCTGGACAATCGCAACCCAGATATTTACTTTCAAATTGCCCAAATGCTGCAAGTTCAAGGGGATCTTGATGGGGCGCTGGATGGCTATCAGCGGGCAGTTTCCCTCAATCCCGATTTGTTGGAAGCGCACTTGGAAATTGGCAAAATTCATTTCAAGCGAGACGAATATGTTCCCGCAATTGTCGCTTATCGTCAGGTGATTAAGTTGTCTCCAGATAATGCCGAAGCTCATTATGAGTTAGGATTGGCTTTGCAAGCACGAGGACGTATGGAAGAGGCGATCGCGGCTTGGCAAGAAGCCAAAAAACTCTATCAACAGCAAGACGACACTGAAGGGGTAGAAAAAGTCCAGGAAGCCCTGAATAATAATCGTTGA